In Stieleria varia, one genomic interval encodes:
- a CDS encoding ion transporter, giving the protein MTKDTAKTEAPSRRRTQRPDGPPWRVTMHDIIFESDTFAGWVFDVALLVLIIISVVVVSLETVPRFAEKHADGLWIIECILTALFTIEYALRLISARNAMKYAFSFWGIIDLLSIVPTYFGLIWTGGTVQSFVIVRSIRLLRVFRVMKLWRMMRDADELSHAVWSARHKIVVFLAVIMVSVTISGTLMFLVETEFADFMTNADGELLLGENDEPIRQPSQFTSIPQSMYWAIVTMTTVGYGDVVPKTAPGKVISAALILLGYSLIIVPSGFVSAELTGRRRDESKSEPEPESDVVDKSNAPETSYCECDACGEHEHHEHASYCHRCGAKLP; this is encoded by the coding sequence ATGACAAAAGATACGGCCAAGACCGAAGCCCCATCGCGCCGGCGGACCCAGCGGCCCGATGGGCCACCTTGGCGTGTAACGATGCACGACATCATCTTTGAGTCGGACACGTTTGCCGGCTGGGTTTTTGATGTCGCCTTGCTGGTGCTGATCATCATCAGTGTCGTCGTCGTCTCGCTTGAAACCGTGCCCCGATTTGCCGAGAAGCACGCCGATGGACTTTGGATCATCGAGTGTATCCTGACGGCATTATTCACGATCGAGTACGCATTACGACTGATTTCTGCCAGAAACGCGATGAAGTACGCGTTTAGTTTCTGGGGAATCATTGACCTGCTGAGCATCGTGCCGACTTATTTTGGGTTGATCTGGACCGGTGGCACGGTCCAGTCCTTTGTCATTGTCCGCAGCATCCGCCTGCTACGCGTCTTCCGTGTGATGAAGCTGTGGCGAATGATGCGGGATGCCGATGAGCTTTCGCACGCGGTGTGGAGCGCTCGGCACAAGATCGTCGTGTTCTTGGCAGTGATCATGGTCTCCGTCACCATCAGCGGCACCCTGATGTTTTTGGTCGAAACCGAGTTTGCGGATTTCATGACCAACGCTGACGGCGAGTTGTTGCTGGGCGAGAATGACGAGCCGATCAGGCAGCCCAGCCAATTCACCTCGATTCCGCAATCGATGTATTGGGCGATCGTGACGATGACCACCGTGGGCTACGGCGATGTGGTTCCCAAAACGGCTCCCGGCAAAGTCATCTCGGCTGCTTTGATCCTGTTGGGTTACAGCCTGATCATCGTGCCCAGCGGATTTGTCAGCGCTGAACTGACCGGGCGAAGACGTGACGAATCAAAGTCTGAACCTGAGCCCGAGTCTGACGTGGTCGATAAGTCAAATGCGCCCGAGACGTCCTATTGCGAGTGTGATGCCTGTGGCGAACACGAGCACCACGAACACGCAAGCTACTGCCATCGCTGCGGCGCGAAGTTGCCGTAG
- a CDS encoding IS1380 family transposase, whose product MTKRNRKRAALKRLRRQAVEFDFDGGTLTSDAGLLLLREVDQRLGLIRRVDACIADPRDPIYTAHPQAEILTSRIFGIAAGYEDGNDHAHLRHDAAFQVAAGRTPAQNDYDSDEHVPLASPSTHSRFENRVDRKAMLAIHEEIVNTFLDSYEKPPEEITLDYDATDDPTHGNQDKNYFNGFYDGHCFLPLYVFCGYQLLVAYLRPSSFGAAHHARAVTKLLVQKIRSRWPETKIILRGDGGYSDERLMRWCDKNDVYYVFGLPKNNVLIRNIACEMTRARLEHLKFKSTRTLFKWFRYRTQETWDRHRWVLGKAEHGDKGANPRFVVTNLPSAQGIVEPTYHRPRVDGKQVRQILDPGTICSVAWNPKDFYRERYCQRCEMENRIKEQQMCLFADRTSCTDFMANQFRLILSSLAYVLVDGIRRLALQGTTHARMRVDTIRLRLFKIAARVRVTCRRVIFHLPTHCPSASLFNEVMARLCRSD is encoded by the coding sequence ATGACAAAGCGTAATCGAAAACGAGCTGCACTGAAACGCCTCCGTCGCCAAGCTGTCGAGTTTGATTTTGATGGCGGAACGCTCACGTCCGACGCCGGATTGCTACTGCTTCGCGAAGTCGATCAACGACTCGGCCTGATCCGCCGAGTCGACGCTTGTATTGCCGATCCACGCGATCCTATCTACACCGCACATCCGCAGGCCGAGATCCTGACCAGTCGTATCTTTGGAATTGCGGCAGGCTACGAGGACGGCAACGATCACGCCCACTTGCGGCATGATGCAGCCTTTCAAGTCGCTGCCGGACGCACGCCTGCACAGAATGACTATGACAGCGACGAACACGTTCCTTTGGCCAGTCCGTCAACGCATTCACGTTTCGAAAATCGTGTCGATCGCAAAGCGATGCTGGCTATCCACGAAGAAATCGTAAACACCTTTCTGGACAGCTACGAGAAACCGCCCGAAGAAATCACCTTGGACTATGATGCCACAGATGATCCGACGCACGGCAATCAAGACAAAAACTACTTCAATGGATTCTACGACGGCCACTGTTTTCTGCCGCTGTACGTGTTCTGTGGCTATCAGTTGCTCGTCGCCTACCTACGTCCCAGCAGTTTTGGCGCAGCCCATCACGCTCGCGCGGTGACCAAACTGCTGGTTCAAAAGATTCGTTCGCGATGGCCGGAGACGAAAATCATTTTACGTGGCGATGGCGGATATTCTGATGAAAGACTCATGCGTTGGTGCGATAAAAACGACGTCTACTATGTCTTCGGATTGCCCAAGAACAACGTCTTGATCCGCAATATTGCCTGCGAAATGACCCGTGCTCGACTTGAGCATTTGAAATTTAAATCCACGCGAACGCTTTTCAAATGGTTCCGTTATCGCACTCAGGAAACATGGGACCGTCATCGCTGGGTTCTCGGCAAGGCGGAGCACGGCGACAAGGGAGCCAACCCGCGTTTCGTCGTGACAAACCTGCCCAGTGCCCAAGGGATCGTCGAGCCGACTTATCATCGCCCTCGCGTGGACGGCAAACAGGTCCGACAAATCCTCGATCCTGGAACGATCTGCAGTGTTGCTTGGAACCCGAAGGATTTCTATCGAGAACGTTATTGTCAGCGTTGTGAAATGGAGAATCGGATCAAGGAACAACAGATGTGTTTGTTTGCCGATCGAACCAGCTGCACAGACTTCATGGCCAATCAGTTTCGTTTGATTCTGTCGTCGTTGGCGTATGTGTTGGTCGACGGAATCCGCCGGTTGGCACTTCAGGGCACTACACATGCTCGGATGCGTGTGGATACGATCCGCTTGCGTCTGTTCAAGATTGCCGCGCGAGTACGCGTGACTTGTCGGCGAGTGATTTTTCACCTTCCGACTCACTGCCCTAGCGCGAGTCTCTTTAACGAAGTCATGGCGCGTCTTTGCCGAAGCGACTAA
- a CDS encoding ATP-binding cassette domain-containing protein, giving the protein MIHVQHLTKTYEDLQRGRFVAVDHISFSVQKGEIFGLLGPNGAGKTTVLRMLSTVLEPTSGIATVAGYDVVRDAADVRRHIGFVSNNTAIYDRMTAWELVEYFGRLHGMQRDYLNERLETLFDQLRMNDYRDVPGAKMSTGMKQKVSIARAMVHDPPVLVFDEATLGLDVLVARNLLAVIRSLREAGKCLIFSTHIMSEVERLCDRIAVMYRGKILDSGTLSELRDRHEENDFEELFFGLLNQHEQRIQQSSTAGHSKHVDLDVADFGKGNGQYA; this is encoded by the coding sequence ATGATTCATGTCCAGCATCTGACGAAAACCTACGAGGATTTGCAGCGTGGTCGATTTGTCGCGGTGGATCACATTTCGTTTTCCGTCCAAAAAGGTGAGATCTTTGGACTGCTCGGCCCCAACGGTGCCGGCAAGACGACCGTCTTGCGAATGTTAAGCACCGTCTTGGAACCCACCAGCGGGATCGCCACCGTGGCGGGCTACGACGTCGTTCGAGACGCGGCGGATGTGCGTCGACACATCGGGTTTGTCAGCAACAACACGGCCATCTACGACCGCATGACGGCTTGGGAACTGGTCGAGTACTTCGGTCGGTTGCACGGCATGCAACGTGACTATCTGAACGAACGTTTGGAGACCCTGTTCGATCAATTGCGAATGAACGACTATCGTGACGTGCCCGGTGCGAAGATGTCGACGGGAATGAAGCAAAAGGTGTCGATCGCGCGGGCGATGGTTCACGATCCACCGGTTTTGGTTTTCGATGAAGCGACCTTGGGACTGGATGTTCTGGTTGCCCGCAACCTGTTGGCCGTCATCCGCTCACTGCGTGAAGCCGGCAAGTGTTTGATCTTTTCCACGCACATCATGAGCGAAGTCGAACGTTTGTGCGATCGAATCGCCGTGATGTACCGGGGCAAGATTCTCGACAGCGGAACGTTGAGCGAATTGAGAGACAGGCATGAAGAAAACGATTTTGAAGAACTCTTCTTTGGGCTCCTGAATCAGCACGAACAAAGAATTCAACAGTCATCAACGGCAGGGCACTCGAAACACGTCGATTTGGATGTCGCCGATTTCGGCAAGGGGAATGGTCAGTACGCATGA
- a CDS encoding ABC transporter permease subunit/CPBP intramembrane protease: MSKSVRHKRVIDRAGDKPRWSAIWLIYMREMRDQLRDRRTLFTIAVLPIMLYPLVGMLLLQIAQFSRQHPTSVCIVGTEHLSNVPPLIDGEEFSGDLSKHSETLQMISYRWDEWPDTLALDEQATAWVRSGQFDVVTIIPPGFADETKRNEDPEAAIELLYNVGSDQSMVARDRVTRVLSDWRGGWVRDDLSEAGVNLKMLEPFHLNDRDIAPERTREAAFWSKLLPFIMLVWAMTGAFYPAIDLVAGEKERGTLETLLCSPALRSEIVWGKLAAVTTFSMLTALLNAGSMLLTSGFVFKQMGVGMAAGSFGAPPLLPMLWLFVALVPLSALFSALALAVAAMARSSKEGQYYLMPLMMVTLPLVMLPMLPGTTLNVGTSLIPVTGMFLMVRSLVEGQYANALFYLPMVATVTAVCLSLAARWARRQFEDESVLFGGGEQWELSMWVRHLWRDRQMAATPAQAYACGAIILVTLFFARLAVTEMPQSFAGIAKMVMLPQVLIVFPALLMATMLTTSIRKSLRIRMPHWTTVPLAVLLGLTLHPSYVMLAQCISYLYPVSEQTAVAMKPFAEQIASAPWMSVVLLMAAVPAICEELAFRGFVFGGLVREKGRLRAVVVTAVMFGISHGVLQQSIAATIMGLMLGWVALKTGSVLPGILIHFTNNALSVSMERIAETQSPISTLLLVTGEAGTTYHPMWIVTSIGIAATCLLYFGTLRVADEGKAADLIQEHDELLDPSSPLTATA; the protein is encoded by the coding sequence ATGAGTAAATCCGTCCGACACAAGCGTGTGATCGATCGAGCAGGTGACAAGCCACGTTGGAGCGCCATCTGGCTGATCTACATGCGCGAGATGCGTGACCAACTTCGCGATCGCCGAACACTTTTTACGATCGCGGTGCTGCCGATCATGCTGTACCCGTTGGTCGGCATGTTGCTGTTGCAGATCGCTCAATTCTCGCGTCAGCACCCGACCTCGGTCTGCATCGTGGGGACAGAGCATCTGTCAAATGTTCCCCCGCTGATTGACGGTGAGGAGTTCAGTGGCGATCTGAGCAAACATTCCGAAACGCTACAGATGATCTCGTATCGCTGGGACGAGTGGCCCGACACCTTAGCATTGGATGAGCAGGCGACCGCTTGGGTCCGTAGCGGTCAATTCGATGTCGTCACCATCATTCCACCCGGTTTCGCGGATGAAACAAAACGCAATGAGGATCCCGAGGCAGCGATCGAACTGCTGTACAACGTGGGCTCGGACCAATCGATGGTCGCTCGCGACCGTGTGACTCGTGTCTTGTCGGACTGGCGAGGCGGCTGGGTGCGAGATGATTTATCCGAGGCTGGCGTAAATCTGAAGATGTTGGAACCGTTTCATCTGAACGATCGTGACATTGCACCAGAACGCACTCGCGAAGCCGCTTTTTGGAGCAAGTTACTACCCTTCATCATGCTGGTCTGGGCGATGACCGGTGCGTTCTATCCCGCGATCGATTTGGTCGCAGGTGAAAAGGAACGCGGAACGCTAGAAACGTTGCTGTGCAGCCCCGCGTTGCGATCCGAGATCGTGTGGGGCAAACTCGCCGCCGTGACGACATTCAGCATGCTCACTGCACTGCTCAACGCGGGCAGCATGTTGCTGACCAGTGGTTTTGTGTTCAAACAAATGGGCGTCGGAATGGCTGCCGGGTCGTTCGGTGCGCCTCCGCTGTTGCCCATGCTGTGGTTGTTCGTCGCGTTGGTCCCGCTCTCGGCGTTGTTCAGCGCGTTGGCACTGGCCGTTGCCGCGATGGCACGCAGCAGCAAAGAAGGTCAGTATTACCTGATGCCATTGATGATGGTGACGCTGCCGTTGGTGATGTTGCCGATGTTGCCCGGCACGACATTGAATGTCGGCACCAGTTTGATTCCAGTGACCGGCATGTTTTTGATGGTTCGCAGTCTGGTCGAAGGTCAGTATGCCAACGCATTGTTTTACCTGCCCATGGTCGCAACGGTCACTGCGGTTTGCCTCTCTTTGGCGGCACGTTGGGCTCGACGACAGTTCGAAGACGAGTCGGTGCTGTTCGGCGGCGGGGAACAGTGGGAATTGAGCATGTGGGTTCGCCACCTGTGGCGCGACCGTCAGATGGCCGCCACGCCGGCACAAGCGTATGCGTGTGGAGCGATCATCTTGGTCACACTGTTCTTTGCCCGCTTGGCGGTCACGGAGATGCCGCAGAGTTTTGCCGGCATCGCAAAGATGGTGATGCTGCCCCAAGTGCTGATCGTGTTTCCAGCCCTGTTGATGGCGACCATGTTGACGACATCGATTCGCAAGAGTCTGCGAATTCGGATGCCACACTGGACGACGGTCCCCTTGGCGGTACTGCTGGGATTGACCTTGCATCCAAGCTACGTGATGTTGGCTCAGTGCATCAGCTACCTCTATCCGGTCAGCGAACAAACCGCTGTCGCGATGAAGCCCTTTGCCGAGCAGATCGCCAGTGCTCCTTGGATGTCAGTCGTACTGCTGATGGCAGCGGTTCCGGCAATCTGCGAGGAACTCGCTTTCCGCGGGTTTGTGTTCGGCGGTTTGGTACGCGAAAAAGGTCGTTTGAGAGCCGTCGTCGTCACCGCGGTGATGTTCGGGATTTCACACGGCGTGCTGCAGCAGTCCATCGCCGCGACGATCATGGGATTGATGCTCGGTTGGGTTGCACTGAAGACCGGCAGCGTGCTGCCCGGCATCCTGATTCACTTCACCAACAACGCGTTGTCCGTATCCATGGAACGAATCGCCGAGACCCAGTCGCCGATCTCGACGTTGCTGTTGGTCACGGGTGAAGCCGGTACGACGTATCATCCGATGTGGATCGTGACCAGCATCGGGATTGCCGCCACCTGTCTGCTGTACTTTGGAACTCTGCGAGTTGCGGACGAAGGCAAGGCGGCGGACTTGATCCAAGAGCACGATGAATTGCTCGATCCGAGCAGCCCGCTGACGGCAACGGCGTAG
- a CDS encoding histone deacetylase family protein: MRLYYTDHFELPLPEGHRFPMSKYRLLRQRVAQDDRHSSDTLLVPPAANDEELMLCHDRDYIGRVKNGDLSIAEIRRIGFPWSPKMNERSRRSTGATIAAARAALADGVSANLAGGTHHAFAAAGEGYCVFNDAAVAIRVMQHEGLVRQACVIDLDVHQGNGTASILSGDSSAITFSMHGEKNFPLRKVASDIDIPLADGTGDTAYLAMLADGLQRLDEMIRQAGGCDLAIYLAGADPYSGDRLGRMSLTKTGLGKRDETVIRWCRERGIALAIAMAGGYAPLVDDIVDIHATTLRLASQACVRQAF, encoded by the coding sequence GTGCGATTGTACTACACCGATCACTTTGAGCTACCACTGCCCGAAGGTCATCGATTTCCGATGTCCAAGTATCGATTGTTGCGACAACGTGTTGCCCAAGACGATCGACATAGCAGCGACACACTGCTGGTTCCACCGGCGGCCAACGACGAGGAATTGATGCTGTGCCATGACAGAGACTACATCGGTCGAGTCAAGAACGGGGACCTGTCCATCGCCGAGATACGCAGGATCGGATTTCCTTGGTCGCCGAAGATGAACGAGCGATCCCGACGCAGCACCGGAGCAACGATCGCCGCGGCCCGGGCGGCGCTCGCGGACGGTGTCTCGGCAAACCTGGCCGGTGGCACGCATCACGCCTTTGCCGCTGCCGGCGAAGGCTACTGTGTGTTCAACGATGCGGCCGTCGCGATTCGCGTGATGCAACACGAAGGTCTAGTTCGACAAGCCTGCGTGATCGACTTGGACGTTCATCAGGGCAACGGTACTGCGTCGATTCTGAGCGGGGACTCCTCCGCGATCACATTTTCCATGCACGGAGAAAAGAATTTTCCGCTTCGCAAAGTCGCCAGTGACATCGACATCCCACTGGCCGATGGAACCGGCGACACGGCCTATCTGGCAATGCTCGCTGACGGATTGCAAAGGCTGGACGAAATGATTCGCCAAGCCGGCGGATGCGATCTAGCGATTTATCTCGCCGGCGCTGATCCCTACTCGGGAGATCGCCTGGGGCGAATGTCATTGACCAAAACGGGGCTGGGGAAGCGTGACGAAACCGTCATTCGCTGGTGCCGCGAGCGGGGAATTGCCTTAGCGATCGCGATGGCGGGCGGTTACGCACCGCTGGTCGACGACATCGTGGACATTCACGCAACAACACTGCGTTTGGCAAGCCAAGCCTGCGTACGTCAGGCTTTCTAG
- a CDS encoding tetratricopeptide repeat protein, which yields MKNLFADIRVLLAVLLVTLSGQVAMAQTDRVYTNDSTTPTSGQIVQADKNGVKLKTGANEKTFLAGDIRKILYQGDPSELTKGREAALGGNYEDAVEELEGLNVATLPRAAIKADAAYYLLLAKARLALAGRGDKAAAAQAALAFARSNSDSYHFYSVARLLGDLALALNNHDQAILYYGSLKNAPTTEMKVESKYLTGVAQLAKGDVAAADAAFNEVLGLQVNSAAVLRLQKLSQAGRAVALANNGKGDEALKIVNGLIEELSPNDVEMAARIYNAQGASYDAMGDKEGAIMAYLHTHLLFSSQPDAHAQALSRLVELWPQVGRPERVAEARQELEQRYPGYGK from the coding sequence ATGAAAAACCTCTTTGCCGATATTCGTGTGTTGCTGGCGGTCCTGCTGGTGACCCTTTCCGGCCAAGTCGCAATGGCCCAAACCGACCGGGTTTACACAAACGACAGCACGACACCGACGTCCGGTCAGATCGTACAGGCTGACAAGAACGGGGTGAAGCTCAAGACAGGCGCCAACGAGAAGACTTTCCTCGCCGGCGACATTCGCAAGATCCTCTATCAAGGCGACCCGAGCGAGTTGACCAAAGGTCGTGAGGCCGCACTGGGAGGTAACTACGAGGACGCCGTCGAAGAACTCGAAGGTCTGAACGTCGCAACGTTGCCACGAGCCGCCATCAAAGCCGATGCGGCGTACTACCTGCTGCTGGCAAAGGCACGCCTGGCGTTGGCAGGTCGTGGTGACAAGGCCGCCGCAGCACAGGCTGCACTTGCCTTTGCCCGCTCCAACAGCGATTCTTACCACTTCTATTCCGTTGCCCGGTTGCTCGGCGATCTCGCGCTGGCATTGAACAATCATGACCAAGCGATTTTGTACTACGGGTCGCTCAAGAACGCACCGACGACGGAAATGAAGGTCGAGTCCAAGTACCTGACTGGTGTCGCGCAGCTTGCCAAAGGTGACGTGGCAGCCGCCGACGCAGCCTTCAACGAAGTTCTCGGATTGCAGGTGAATTCTGCCGCCGTGTTGCGACTACAAAAACTTTCGCAAGCCGGCCGCGCCGTCGCGTTGGCAAACAACGGCAAGGGCGACGAAGCCCTCAAGATCGTCAACGGGTTGATCGAAGAACTCAGCCCCAACGATGTCGAAATGGCTGCGCGAATCTATAACGCACAAGGTGCCAGCTACGACGCGATGGGTGACAAGGAAGGTGCCATCATGGCCTACCTGCACACGCACCTGCTGTTCTCCAGCCAACCCGACGCCCACGCCCAAGCACTCTCACGCTTGGTCGAACTGTGGCCACAAGTCGGACGACCTGAACGGGTCGCCGAAGCACGCCAGGAACTGGAACAACGCTACCCAGGGTATGGCAAGTGA
- the mdh gene encoding malate dehydrogenase yields MRRAKITIIGAGNVGATCAHWCAAAELGDVILLDIPQTEDMPKGKALDLMQASPIMGFDSNIVGTTSYDDTAGSDVIVVTAGIPRKPGMSRDDLLATNAKIVTSVAEQIKKTSPDAVVIVVSNPLDAMVQQMWKVTGFDSAKVCGQAGVLDTARYRTFLAMELGVSVEDISALLMGGHGDTMVPVPSCTSVGGIPVTQLISAERLDEIVERTRKGGAEIVSLLKTGSAYYAPAAACAQMVEAVVKDKKRVIPVAALCDKEYGVGGYYVGVPVVMGSGGVEKIIQLELTDQETSDFNNSVEAVKQLVATMDELLAG; encoded by the coding sequence ATGCGACGCGCAAAAATCACGATCATCGGAGCCGGAAACGTCGGAGCCACGTGTGCCCACTGGTGCGCCGCGGCTGAATTGGGCGACGTCATTCTGTTGGACATCCCTCAAACCGAAGACATGCCCAAGGGCAAGGCTTTGGACCTGATGCAAGCGTCCCCCATCATGGGATTCGACAGCAACATCGTGGGCACGACCAGCTACGACGACACCGCGGGCAGCGATGTGATCGTGGTCACCGCAGGAATTCCCCGTAAACCCGGGATGAGCCGTGATGATTTGCTAGCCACCAATGCCAAAATCGTCACCAGCGTCGCCGAGCAAATCAAAAAGACCAGCCCCGACGCGGTCGTCATCGTGGTCAGCAACCCGTTGGACGCGATGGTCCAGCAAATGTGGAAAGTCACCGGATTTGATTCCGCCAAAGTCTGCGGCCAAGCCGGCGTTCTGGACACCGCACGCTACCGCACGTTCTTGGCAATGGAATTGGGCGTCAGCGTCGAAGACATCAGCGCCCTGTTGATGGGTGGCCACGGCGACACGATGGTTCCCGTCCCAAGCTGTACCAGCGTCGGCGGAATTCCCGTGACCCAGTTGATCAGCGCCGAGCGACTCGATGAAATCGTCGAACGGACTCGCAAAGGTGGAGCCGAGATCGTGTCGTTGCTCAAGACAGGCAGCGCCTATTACGCGCCCGCAGCGGCCTGTGCACAAATGGTCGAAGCGGTTGTCAAAGATAAAAAACGCGTGATCCCTGTCGCGGCGTTGTGCGACAAAGAATACGGCGTTGGCGGTTACTACGTCGGCGTTCCCGTCGTCATGGGCAGTGGCGGCGTGGAAAAAATCATCCAACTGGAACTCACCGATCAGGAAACCTCGGACTTCAACAACAGCGTGGAAGCCGTCAAGCAGCTCGTCGCGACGATGGACGAATTGCTCGCCGGTTAA
- a CDS encoding alpha/beta hydrolase-fold protein: protein MEPSDAGSDHDELLSNLSATWGMVGETTEAYGVPDSADADSDLDVGSFGWNAMPSCNSFFVPLHYEPKYKYPLVVWLHSDGYNENQVNQVLPHISARNYLAVGVRATRSIDSAGHQFQWHESPAGIEQACYAVEQAIAEASDRFAVHPDRIVLAGYRSGGTMAMRVAMRMPELFAAAISMGGAMPSGGHLFANLNQLRQIRLPMLWQWAIENDQFQSSLLQRDIRSAMMIRARVDIRQYRDDDEMNTVALADVNHWIMDHVVQGIPVGQHDSETSSQTGSQTGLQGRNPWESSPVGFSDN, encoded by the coding sequence ATGGAGCCCTCTGACGCCGGCAGCGACCACGACGAACTGCTGAGCAATCTGTCGGCGACTTGGGGCATGGTCGGTGAGACCACTGAGGCCTACGGCGTACCGGATTCGGCAGACGCTGACTCCGATCTCGACGTGGGATCGTTCGGCTGGAACGCGATGCCCTCGTGCAACTCGTTCTTTGTGCCGCTGCATTACGAACCCAAATACAAGTATCCGCTGGTGGTTTGGCTGCACAGCGATGGATACAACGAAAACCAAGTCAACCAAGTGCTGCCGCACATCAGCGCTCGCAATTATCTCGCCGTCGGCGTGCGTGCTACGAGATCGATTGATTCCGCAGGGCATCAATTTCAATGGCACGAGAGTCCCGCGGGGATCGAGCAGGCGTGCTACGCCGTCGAGCAGGCGATTGCCGAAGCCAGCGATCGATTTGCCGTGCATCCCGATCGGATCGTGCTGGCCGGTTACCGCAGCGGCGGTACCATGGCGATGCGGGTGGCCATGCGGATGCCGGAACTTTTTGCCGCAGCGATTTCGATGGGCGGCGCGATGCCCAGCGGGGGGCATTTGTTCGCCAACTTGAACCAGCTGCGACAAATTCGCTTGCCCATGTTGTGGCAATGGGCAATCGAAAACGACCAATTCCAGTCCTCGTTGTTGCAACGCGACATCCGCTCGGCCATGATGATCCGAGCTCGTGTCGACATCCGCCAGTATCGTGACGACGACGAAATGAACACGGTGGCTTTGGCGGACGTCAACCACTGGATCATGGACCACGTCGTCCAAGGCATCCCGGTGGGGCAACACGACAGCGAAACAAGCTCGCAAACAGGATCACAAACAGGCCTCCAAGGACGAAACCCTTGGGAGTCCAGTCCGGTCGGTTTTTCAGACAATTAA
- a CDS encoding response regulator transcription factor yields MSQSAKSAPKILVVDDDIEIIESVRYALEGEGYEVVIARDGNQGLALAEKETPDLMILDMMMPKRSGFLVMEKLRRSSERDLPVIMITGNEGSRHKAYAELLGVSEYIRKPFPMDRLLKAVRSLLNPDE; encoded by the coding sequence ATGTCGCAGAGCGCGAAATCGGCTCCCAAGATCTTGGTCGTTGACGATGACATCGAAATCATCGAATCGGTCCGATATGCATTGGAAGGCGAAGGCTATGAAGTCGTCATCGCCCGTGACGGAAACCAAGGCTTGGCTTTGGCGGAAAAGGAAACTCCCGACCTGATGATCTTAGACATGATGATGCCCAAACGCAGCGGCTTTCTCGTCATGGAAAAATTGCGTCGGAGTTCCGAACGAGATCTGCCGGTCATCATGATCACCGGTAACGAAGGCAGTCGGCACAAAGCCTATGCCGAACTGCTGGGCGTCAGCGAGTACATCCGCAAACCGTTTCCGATGGACCGTCTGCTCAAAGCCGTTCGTTCCCTACTGAATCCTGATGAGTGA
- a CDS encoding DUF423 domain-containing protein encodes MSELSANTRLQAVTRLQARLIGAAGITGALGVLIGAFGAHGLEGYLVGMGLDAELIAKRMDQFDVGARYHLIHGVALLGLAVAAPIVPSLARWSAWLMLIGLVLFSGSLYILVATNTPWLGAITPLGGLSWIVGWAILAAAPWVAKRDHA; translated from the coding sequence ATGAGTGAACTCTCTGCCAACACGCGTTTGCAAGCCGTCACGCGGTTGCAAGCACGCTTGATCGGCGCAGCCGGTATTACCGGCGCTTTGGGAGTGTTGATCGGAGCATTCGGTGCCCATGGATTGGAGGGTTACCTGGTCGGCATGGGACTCGACGCAGAACTGATCGCCAAGCGGATGGACCAGTTCGACGTCGGCGCCCGCTATCATCTCATTCACGGCGTCGCACTGCTCGGATTGGCCGTGGCCGCACCGATCGTTCCCTCTCTGGCACGCTGGTCCGCTTGGTTGATGTTGATCGGCTTGGTCCTATTCAGCGGCAGCCTGTACATCTTGGTCGCCACCAACACACCCTGGTTGGGCGCGATCACGCCCCTGGGCGGATTGTCTTGGATCGTCGGTTGGGCGATCCTGGCCGCCGCACCGTGGGTTGCCAAACGCGATCACGCCTGA